The following proteins are co-located in the uncultured Draconibacterium sp. genome:
- a CDS encoding SGNH/GDSL hydrolase family protein has product MNKSRRNFIRKTGMAGMAALTAPGLLSASKTIKSVLQNGGKSGLTILFQGDSITDGNRTRNDDWNHVMGHGYQFILSSKYWFEYPEKKFMFYNRGISGNRVRDLEARWQQDALDLKPDVLSILVGINDVEATIWNRDPEPIEKFEAHYRSILNQTKNALPEIQIVLCEPFCLPVGRVADKLETYQHEIQKQQTVIRKLAKEFDAVYVELQKPFTEACKKAPANYWIWDGIHPMPAGHELIAREWNKKVAGVLTDN; this is encoded by the coding sequence ATGAATAAGTCGAGAAGGAATTTTATAAGAAAAACAGGAATGGCAGGAATGGCAGCCCTTACCGCACCCGGCTTGCTATCCGCAAGTAAAACAATCAAATCGGTGTTGCAGAACGGGGGTAAAAGTGGTCTCACAATTCTTTTTCAAGGTGACTCTATTACAGATGGAAACCGGACCAGAAATGACGATTGGAACCATGTAATGGGACACGGCTACCAGTTTATTCTTTCGAGCAAATATTGGTTCGAGTATCCCGAAAAAAAATTTATGTTTTACAACCGCGGCATAAGCGGTAACCGTGTGCGCGACCTGGAAGCCAGATGGCAACAGGATGCGCTCGATTTAAAACCCGATGTACTTAGTATTTTGGTTGGAATAAACGATGTGGAGGCAACTATCTGGAATCGCGATCCCGAGCCAATCGAAAAATTTGAGGCACACTACCGAAGCATTTTAAATCAGACAAAAAATGCCTTACCTGAAATTCAGATTGTGTTATGTGAACCTTTTTGTCTGCCGGTTGGAAGAGTAGCCGACAAGCTGGAAACATATCAGCATGAAATACAAAAACAACAAACTGTTATTCGTAAATTAGCTAAGGAATTTGATGCAGTTTATGTTGAATTACAGAAACCATTTACCGAAGCTTGCAAAAAAGCACCGGCCAATTATTGGATTTGGGATGGTATTCATCCCATGCCTGCAGGCCATGAACTGATTGCGCGTGAATGGAACAAAAAAGTTGCCGGAGTTTTAACAGACAATTAG
- a CDS encoding glycoside hydrolase family 28 protein, whose protein sequence is MKRLLFPLIIVSLFFSACNSEHKSELVQHLETIFYDASFAKIPEQEFNVADYGAVADGKTLTTEAIQKTIDAAAEAGGGKVIFPAGTYLSGALFVKSNVNLHIDEGVVIQAVQNNDYYPRLDTRIAGIEMEWPAALINVYDQKNVRITGKGVIDGNGKYWWDKFWGDPKYSGGMYGDYNEKGIRWAVDYDCERVRPVVVWESEDVLLKDFTVKRAGFWTVSLTYSTRVHVDGLVVRNNIGGHGPSSDGVDTDSSKDILVENCDIDCNDDNLCIKAGKDADGLRVNRPAENIVYRNCITRSGHGLITLGSETSGGMKNIEVYGLEAIGTSTGIRFKSAKVRGGLIENIWFHDIKMKDVANPFRFELNWYPEYSYCNIPESIPEEEIKDRWRLLSQRVVPEEKGIPEFRDIKISNITVEKAEQAFYANAYPEKHIHHISFENVTVEAKESGKLSYASDWTMTNVQLTSASGKAIELIECNNIQQPELITPAKIDVPEKKNRPSLEEQMKVLSENKALVIIPVNRTAQHAIVQGDTTLFSEEMEIQILQQKEAFLSYLEPMGDGGNFMPVEISFAPSEGILEVKAQRQHDFSFIVHSEKQPENITGADKWKYDAENKQILIEKTGNSFTLLIN, encoded by the coding sequence ATGAAACGTTTACTCTTTCCATTAATAATAGTCAGCCTGTTTTTTTCGGCATGCAATTCAGAGCATAAAAGTGAACTCGTTCAACACCTCGAAACTATTTTTTACGATGCTTCTTTTGCAAAAATTCCAGAGCAGGAGTTTAATGTAGCCGACTACGGTGCAGTTGCCGACGGGAAAACACTCACCACTGAAGCCATTCAAAAAACAATTGATGCGGCTGCAGAAGCCGGAGGTGGAAAAGTAATTTTTCCGGCAGGAACATATTTGTCGGGAGCTCTTTTTGTAAAGTCGAATGTTAACCTGCACATCGACGAAGGCGTGGTAATTCAGGCAGTGCAAAACAATGATTACTATCCCAGGTTAGACACCCGGATTGCCGGAATAGAAATGGAATGGCCGGCAGCACTTATAAATGTTTACGATCAAAAAAACGTTCGAATTACAGGTAAAGGTGTAATTGATGGCAACGGCAAATACTGGTGGGACAAATTCTGGGGCGACCCAAAATACAGTGGTGGAATGTACGGCGATTACAACGAAAAAGGCATTCGCTGGGCCGTTGATTACGACTGCGAACGGGTGCGTCCGGTTGTTGTTTGGGAGTCGGAAGACGTACTTTTAAAAGATTTTACTGTAAAACGTGCCGGATTCTGGACCGTTTCGCTGACTTACAGCACACGTGTTCATGTGGATGGATTGGTGGTACGCAATAACATTGGTGGACACGGACCAAGCTCCGACGGAGTTGACACCGATTCGTCGAAAGATATTTTGGTTGAAAATTGCGACATCGATTGCAACGACGACAACCTCTGCATAAAAGCCGGTAAAGATGCCGACGGACTGCGTGTAAATCGCCCTGCCGAAAATATTGTTTACCGAAATTGTATTACCCGCTCCGGACACGGCCTGATTACTTTGGGCAGTGAAACATCGGGTGGAATGAAAAACATTGAAGTGTATGGTTTGGAAGCCATTGGAACAAGTACCGGAATCCGCTTTAAATCGGCGAAAGTGCGTGGTGGTTTAATCGAAAACATTTGGTTTCACGACATAAAAATGAAAGACGTGGCAAACCCATTTCGTTTTGAACTAAACTGGTACCCTGAATACAGTTATTGCAACATCCCGGAAAGTATTCCTGAAGAGGAAATAAAGGATCGCTGGCGGCTTTTAAGTCAGCGGGTAGTACCTGAAGAAAAAGGTATTCCTGAATTCCGCGACATAAAAATCAGCAATATAACTGTCGAAAAAGCTGAACAGGCATTTTATGCCAACGCGTATCCCGAGAAACACATTCACCATATAAGTTTCGAAAATGTTACGGTTGAAGCAAAAGAAAGCGGAAAATTGAGTTATGCCAGCGACTGGACAATGACCAATGTTCAACTTACCTCGGCAAGCGGCAAAGCCATTGAATTGATAGAATGCAATAATATTCAACAACCTGAACTAATTACGCCTGCCAAAATTGATGTACCAGAGAAAAAAAACAGGCCCTCACTGGAAGAACAAATGAAAGTGCTCTCCGAAAACAAAGCGCTTGTAATTATTCCTGTTAATCGTACAGCTCAACATGCCATAGTTCAGGGAGATACTACTCTTTTTTCGGAAGAAATGGAGATTCAGATTCTTCAGCAGAAAGAAGCTTTTCTTTCGTATCTGGAACCGATGGGCGACGGAGGTAATTTTATGCCCGTTGAAATCAGTTTTGCACCTTCTGAAGGAATTTTGGAGGTAAAAGCACAACGGCAACACGATTTTTCTTTTATCGTACACAGTGAAAAACAACCTGAAAATATTACCGGAGCAGACAAATGGAAATACGATGCTGAGAACAAACAAATTCTTATTGAAAAAACAGGCAATAGTTTTACGCTGTTAATCAACTAA
- a CDS encoding glycosyl hydrolase: MTLKSYQKIVFIVLLIGFMGSSCQKPQQVKWPEKTNETKPWTRWWWHGSAVNVGDLTANMQELEAAGFGGVEITPIYDVKGYEDQSLSFQSSEWMAIFDHTLKEGQRLGLGIDLANASGWPFGGPWIDAEHACKNVQLKSYSVKGGEKLKEKVQFIQPAAARAVGHRIDISEVKFPISSNTNLQELALDQVQFEKPLPLQTLMAFNKTGDVLELTDKVASDGTLSWEAPEGEWNLYAVFQGWHGKMVERAGTGGEGNVIDHFSEAAAKLFLADFDKNAKNSDLTGLRAFFNDSYEVDDARGDSNWTPLFFDEFKNRRGYDLKQYLPALFGNDTEENNKRVLCDYRETISDLLLDRFTKVWASWAESHQAIIRNQAHGSPANILDLYEASHIPETEGTDPMRIKMATSAGHVSGKPLIACEAATWLDEHFLANLSAVKQNLDNYLANGVNHIVYHGTPYSPIAEDYPGWMFYAAVHFAPTNSWWNDLKTVNRYVTNCQSFMQNSTPNNDILLYFPIYDAWTERSREILPHFGGHTEELTKELSNQLIKQGYTFDYISDKQISKLTCQNNFIFSGNVKYKTILVPATDYIPLETMQKLMALAEAGATIIFEKELPNDVSGMSNLAARQKEFRNLVESINFQTEGKVSSASQGAGKIVKSANVPELLNSENIFAEGLAEAGLWFNRVIRPEGICYFISNWSGKNIDQWIRIQSSGKEAVLFDPMTEEMGKATIKETTGTQSEVYLQLKPGETRILQWYSTAVDAAEFPLWQSSNKVTELNTEWEISFTKGVPSLPESYKTSELKSWTEESDELQKFSGTATYKTTFKKPAENASTYALNLGKVHESAVVILNGEKLGTLVGPEFQINIQGDLLKDNNELEILVSNLMANSMIDLEKRGVQYKKFYNINFAAHVRENVGPDGTFTAIHWNPLESGLLGPVNLTPLTKLSVE; the protein is encoded by the coding sequence ATGACACTAAAATCTTATCAAAAAATCGTTTTTATAGTTTTACTAATCGGCTTTATGGGTAGTTCGTGCCAAAAGCCACAGCAAGTTAAATGGCCCGAAAAAACCAACGAAACCAAACCATGGACCCGCTGGTGGTGGCATGGCAGCGCCGTAAATGTCGGCGATTTAACCGCCAACATGCAGGAACTGGAAGCAGCCGGTTTTGGAGGTGTTGAAATTACACCGATTTACGATGTAAAAGGATATGAAGATCAGTCACTCAGTTTCCAGTCGTCGGAATGGATGGCCATTTTTGACCATACTTTAAAAGAAGGTCAACGACTTGGTTTAGGTATTGATTTGGCAAATGCATCGGGTTGGCCATTTGGCGGCCCATGGATTGACGCCGAACACGCCTGTAAAAATGTACAATTAAAAAGTTACAGTGTAAAAGGTGGCGAAAAATTAAAAGAGAAAGTACAATTTATTCAGCCGGCAGCTGCACGCGCAGTCGGACACAGAATCGATATATCGGAAGTAAAATTCCCCATAAGCAGCAACACCAATCTTCAGGAACTGGCGCTTGACCAGGTGCAATTTGAGAAGCCCCTGCCCCTTCAAACACTTATGGCCTTCAATAAAACAGGCGATGTACTGGAATTAACCGATAAAGTTGCTTCGGATGGAACACTGAGCTGGGAAGCACCCGAAGGAGAATGGAATTTATATGCGGTTTTTCAGGGCTGGCATGGTAAAATGGTGGAACGCGCCGGAACAGGTGGCGAAGGAAATGTAATCGACCATTTTTCGGAAGCGGCAGCAAAACTGTTTTTAGCCGACTTTGATAAAAACGCAAAAAACAGTGATTTGACCGGATTAAGAGCGTTTTTTAACGACTCATACGAAGTGGACGATGCCAGGGGAGATTCCAACTGGACTCCCCTCTTTTTCGACGAATTTAAAAATAGAAGAGGTTATGACCTGAAACAATATTTGCCTGCCTTATTTGGCAACGACACCGAAGAAAACAACAAACGCGTTTTGTGCGATTACCGCGAAACCATTTCAGATTTGTTACTCGACCGTTTTACAAAAGTTTGGGCAAGTTGGGCCGAATCGCATCAGGCTATCATTCGTAACCAGGCACATGGTTCGCCGGCAAATATTTTAGATTTGTACGAAGCCAGCCACATTCCGGAAACCGAAGGAACCGATCCGATGCGCATAAAAATGGCAACTTCGGCCGGACACGTTTCGGGCAAACCGTTAATTGCCTGCGAAGCGGCTACCTGGCTCGACGAACATTTTCTCGCCAATCTTTCTGCTGTAAAACAAAACCTCGATAATTACCTTGCCAACGGTGTTAACCACATTGTGTATCACGGAACGCCTTATTCGCCAATAGCAGAAGATTATCCGGGCTGGATGTTTTATGCAGCGGTACATTTTGCACCAACAAATTCGTGGTGGAACGATTTAAAAACAGTTAACCGTTACGTTACCAACTGCCAGTCGTTTATGCAAAACTCAACACCAAACAACGACATTCTACTGTATTTTCCCATTTACGATGCATGGACAGAAAGAAGCCGCGAAATTTTACCTCACTTTGGCGGACATACCGAAGAATTAACTAAAGAACTTAGTAACCAGCTAATAAAGCAAGGATATACATTTGATTATATTTCGGATAAACAAATAAGTAAACTTACCTGCCAAAACAATTTTATCTTTTCAGGGAATGTGAAATATAAAACCATTCTGGTCCCGGCTACCGATTATATTCCCCTGGAAACCATGCAAAAACTGATGGCTTTGGCAGAAGCAGGTGCAACCATCATTTTTGAAAAGGAACTACCAAACGACGTGTCCGGAATGTCCAACCTGGCAGCACGTCAAAAAGAATTCCGGAACCTGGTAGAAAGTATAAATTTCCAGACGGAAGGCAAAGTTTCTTCTGCGTCGCAAGGTGCAGGGAAAATAGTTAAAAGCGCAAACGTTCCTGAATTATTAAACTCCGAAAATATTTTTGCAGAAGGTCTGGCAGAAGCAGGACTGTGGTTTAACCGGGTTATCCGCCCCGAAGGAATTTGCTATTTTATAAGCAACTGGTCGGGAAAAAACATTGATCAGTGGATTCGGATTCAATCATCGGGAAAAGAAGCCGTTTTATTTGATCCAATGACTGAAGAGATGGGGAAAGCCACAATAAAAGAAACAACCGGCACTCAAAGCGAAGTTTACCTTCAGCTAAAACCGGGTGAAACACGAATTCTGCAATGGTACTCAACCGCAGTTGATGCTGCCGAATTTCCGCTGTGGCAAAGCTCAAATAAAGTTACAGAACTGAATACTGAATGGGAAATAAGCTTTACAAAAGGCGTTCCTTCCCTACCCGAGTCCTACAAAACGTCAGAATTAAAATCATGGACCGAAGAATCTGATGAATTACAAAAGTTCTCGGGAACTGCCACTTACAAAACCACATTTAAAAAGCCGGCCGAAAATGCTTCTACTTATGCGTTGAATCTTGGTAAAGTACACGAATCGGCAGTGGTTATTTTAAACGGAGAAAAACTGGGAACACTTGTCGGCCCCGAATTCCAGATCAACATTCAGGGAGATCTTCTAAAAGACAACAACGAATTGGAAATTCTGGTAAGCAACCTGATGGCAAACAGCATGATCGATTTGGAAAAACGAGGAGTGCAATACAAAAAATTCTACAACATCAATTTTGCAGCTCATGTGAGAGAAAATGTAGGTCCGGATGGTACGTTTACTGCCATTCATTGGAATCCGCTGGAATCGGGACTTTTGGGACCGGTTAACCTGACTCCACTAACAAAATTGAGTGTTGAATAA